One genomic region from Pseudomonas hormoni encodes:
- a CDS encoding diguanylate cyclase: MENQRGKGLSFARRIYLPRTIGLGVGCISVAAALSPLHMPFWVWALMLVNAFVWPHIAYQLSTRANFPYKTERRNLLCDSLCGGFWAATVQFNPLTAVTILAMMAMNNVATGGLRLFMLGTLAQAAGVMIAWLLFGATFNPTTTPIQIWACLPILTLYPWAVGMVCYRLAIKLSEHKRALSALSRTDSLTGLLNHGAWKDLLQLQFHHCREHQLPAAIALIDIDHFKPINDTYGHIVGDSVLRQLSAELKRNLRECDLAGRYGGDEFCVILPDMPLHQARDVMERIREVLHDYRHQEIPELRVSLSIGLAAYHPSFTDAIAWLDDADKALYTAKNTGRNKICVATRDTERNTAVTLAI; the protein is encoded by the coding sequence ATGGAAAACCAACGCGGCAAAGGCTTGTCATTTGCCAGACGCATTTACTTGCCCAGAACAATTGGCCTTGGCGTCGGTTGCATCAGCGTGGCCGCTGCGCTGTCTCCATTGCACATGCCGTTTTGGGTTTGGGCGTTGATGCTGGTCAACGCCTTTGTCTGGCCCCACATTGCCTATCAACTGTCGACCCGCGCGAACTTTCCCTACAAGACCGAACGCCGAAACCTGCTTTGCGATTCGCTGTGTGGCGGTTTCTGGGCGGCGACGGTTCAGTTCAACCCGCTCACTGCAGTGACCATCCTGGCGATGATGGCGATGAACAATGTCGCCACGGGCGGTCTGCGGCTGTTCATGTTGGGCACTCTGGCCCAAGCGGCGGGTGTGATGATTGCCTGGCTGTTGTTCGGCGCAACGTTCAACCCAACGACCACCCCAATACAAATTTGGGCGTGCCTGCCGATCCTCACACTCTACCCCTGGGCGGTGGGCATGGTCTGTTATCGGCTGGCGATCAAACTGTCCGAACACAAACGCGCCTTGAGTGCCCTGAGCCGCACTGACAGTCTTACCGGCCTGCTCAACCACGGCGCCTGGAAAGACCTGCTGCAACTGCAATTCCACCACTGTCGCGAACACCAACTACCCGCCGCGATTGCCTTGATCGACATCGATCATTTCAAACCCATCAACGACACTTACGGGCACATCGTCGGTGACTCGGTGCTGCGCCAGTTGAGCGCCGAGCTCAAGCGCAACCTGCGCGAATGCGATCTGGCCGGGCGCTATGGCGGTGATGAATTCTGCGTGATCCTGCCCGACATGCCGTTGCATCAGGCGCGGGATGTCATGGAACGCATACGTGAAGTGCTGCATGACTACCGGCATCAGGAAATTCCCGAACTGCGGGTCAGCCTGAGCATCGGCCTGGCCGCTTATCACCCGTCCTTCACCGATGCCATCGCCTGGCTCGATGACGCGGACAAAGCCCTCTACACCGCCAAAAACACCGGCCGCAACAAAATCTGTGTCGCCACCCGCGATACCGAGCGCAACACG